CTGATGGCCTCATTGGTGGTATGGATCCAATGGGctgaaattttattttcactTTATCAGTAGAGGgttctttatcatcatcgtgCATAATGCTATCAGGCGATTTGCGTCTCGACGAACTTCCTTCTGGAGGAATCACGACTTTCTCATTATATCCTGATTGATCTGGTTTATCCTCTAAGTCTAATTGCGAAAGCCTCCTACTAAATTGCTCCAACCGATTTCGAAGGCTTAATGCAGGATTTTTGTTCCGTGGGCTCTCTCTTCCCAACTGGGTAGCTGCTGTCGACGATAGcgaatttgaaagattggATCCCGAATCACCCTCCGTGTCTGTACCACTCTCGCTTTCTAGCAATCTACTCATAGTATCGAAGTTATACGGGTTGGATCCTTCTTTCGGCGCCTTCAGATTCTCTCCTTTATCTTAAATTTTGTATAACGCTACCCTATTTGATTACTGTTCCGTAGATTTTATACAGGAACCTTTAATTCTAACATCAACgcaagaaaatatttctttctgAATACGTAATCTAGTCAATAACTCATAAACGGAAACCAAGCCAGAAATTGTTTAAGGCACCGTTGGATTCAGTATACAACTATTAGACTATAAGTCGACTTCAATTACTGCAATGGAAAGTATAGACAGTCTAATATCTGACCTCATTAACGCGTTCGATGAATACGAAGATGATCCTATATCCTTAGCAGCTAGTATCGAAATGCATTCCGACCAACTCAATTCTGATGGTAAAACGAGtgacaaagaaaaattcctTGAAGCTTTGTTAAAAGAGATAAAGAGCCATCCACAAATTGCTGCTAAGATCAGTTGGGACCTCCCAAAagaaatcttcaaatttttcaccGTAACAGACATTGATATCAATCAGAGATTAGGGTATAGTGtgataatttcattagTGATGAAATGCTTCAATGAGATATCGTTATCTGGTAACCCGAAGGACTGTCTCCTAACTGGCTGTGAAATCCTTTCTGGGCTCTCTCTCGAGAACGAAAACTTATCCTTAGGCATGACACAGGACTCCAACAAAAAAACCTCTACAGGGCCACAGTATGCACAAGTTGATACCAAAAAATACTATATGGAAAGGACACCAGCTGATTTTTTTGTTACCATTAAGATGCACATTTTATTCGAACTGATTGGAACAACTTTAAAACGTATCAATACGATATATCCTTCTAAATATCTCAGACTGGCCACGTCCTCGATGTTACAATTTGTGAGAGTTAACTCAGAAGGATTATATGATATAAGAATAGTAATGCGTCGTCTTTATGGCTTCTGCAGAGGCTACATCTCTCCGGAGCATGACGTAATAAACACAGATGAGAACATAGAACAGAGAGGTAAGATTGCACAGGAAGAATTGGAAGAGATAACAAGGAATGAAGAAGTTCTGCAAGCTAAAATCCTGCGTAATTTCTGCACAGCAGGATTGCAAACTTGCTTGAAAGCTACCAACGATAAATCAGACGcctattattatcataagCTTCTTCAAACCGAATGTCAACTGTCGGCCTTCTATAAAGATCTTGTGGAAATAAATTCCAGGTTCTATAATTTAGCGCTTTCGTTTGATATCGATACTAAAGAGGAGTTCTTGCACGTTCTAGAagaatcttcttcaatatacAAAGGCGTACCTAAAGTAGTAGGAAAAGGCCAAAATGGTGATATTATAAAGCAAGTGGTTCATAAACTTTCTTATTCGTACGAGTTACAAAAGATtaccaaagaaaaaggttTGTACGTTGATCCATTTGGTATCGTATTACTTTCTGCGTTTCATTACATGGAGACAGGTAATCATCTATACCCTGAAATACACGTTCAAGATGCTATCTACCTGTATTTAAGATGTGTAACTCCGTCTTTCTATTCAGATTTTTACACGAATCTGTCAGTAGAAGGCGTAGCCCGGTATTGGTTATGGGTATCTATCACACGTTCACCATCTATtactttgaaagaagaaattagtGAATTACCAGAAGCTCTTCTTTCTGTTTTTCTCGAAACACTCCTATTAAAAAACTGTACACAGAATAGTGAGGAAACAAGAATGATAACATTTACTCTATTAACCCGTTTGTCATGTTTGGTCCCAGAAGAAATTGCTTTTGAGTTTCTTTCTGAAAGTTTAGCATCATGTCCTTATCCTCATGGGAAATCATGTGCACTTGgtattttgaaagatttgaTGTCGAAGAACCAAATTCACGCTGATAAAGCTGACGACAGTCTTTCACAAGTTACAGAACAAGTAATGAACTTAAGTATATCTGTAAGTGGTAATAGAACacca
Above is a genomic segment from Naumovozyma dairenensis CBS 421 chromosome 6, complete genome containing:
- the ATG12 gene encoding Atg12p (similar to Saccharomyces cerevisiae ATG12 (YBR217W); ancestral locus Anc_6.113) codes for the protein MSRLLESESGTDTEGDSGSNLSNSLSSTAATQLGRESPRNKNPALSLRNRLEQFSRRLSQLDLEDKPDQSGYNEKVVIPPEGSSSRRKSPDSIMHDDDKEPSTDKVKIKFQPIGSIPPMRPSVCKISGTQPFSMVLIFLQRRLKVDNIYCYVNNSFAPSPQQIVGELWRQFKVKDELIISYCGSVAFG
- the YBP1 gene encoding Ybp1p (similar to Saccharomyces cerevisiae YBP1 (YBR216C) and YBP2 (YGL060W); ancestral locus Anc_6.112) codes for the protein MESIDSLISDLINAFDEYEDDPISLAASIEMHSDQLNSDGKTSDKEKFLEALLKEIKSHPQIAAKISWDLPKEIFKFFTVTDIDINQRLGYSVIISLVMKCFNEISLSGNPKDCLLTGCEILSGLSLENENLSLGMTQDSNKKTSTGPQYAQVDTKKYYMERTPADFFVTIKMHILFELIGTTLKRINTIYPSKYLRLATSSMLQFVRVNSEGLYDIRIVMRRLYGFCRGYISPEHDVINTDENIEQRGKIAQEELEEITRNEEVLQAKILRNFCTAGLQTCLKATNDKSDAYYYHKLLQTECQLSAFYKDLVEINSRFYNLALSFDIDTKEEFLHVLEESSSIYKGVPKVVGKGQNGDIIKQVVHKLSYSYELQKITKEKGLYVDPFGIVLLSAFHYMETGNHLYPEIHVQDAIYLYLRCVTPSFYSDFYTNLSVEGVARYWLWVSITRSPSITLKEEISELPEALLSVFLETLLLKNCTQNSEETRMITFTLLTRLSCLVPEEIAFEFLSESLASCPYPHGKSCALGILKDLMSKNQIHADKADDSLSQVTEQVMNLSISVSGNRTPKNKTITDERPYIRITDERMTIVHRMAMADVEKVNDSKVRRSDLILIINYLEYFIGLCHKWDKKLLLNFSHEVGVNLSGYSHDSDLQKKLLSLNKHLDELISEK